One part of the Nostoc sp. PCC 7120 = FACHB-418 genome encodes these proteins:
- a CDS encoding PstS family phosphate ABC transporter substrate-binding protein, with protein MKTTAEKLALTLGIFAVVSGCTATSNNSTQSPESAKVTEVANSTKVASVTVDGSSTVYPITQAIAQEFQANSKNNLQVQVNISGTGGGFAKFCAGKTDINNASRPITQAEMADCNRNGIRYIELPVAFDALTIAVNPQNDWAKDITIAELKKIWEPGAEGKITRWNQVRASWPDRPLNLYGAGKQSGTFDYFTEAITGKAKASRNDYTASEDDEVLVAGISKDPNALGYFGYAYYEENQKSLKVLAVDNGKGAIIPSRETVEKSKYQPLSRPLFIYVNPWSSQNKSAVYQFADYYIKQAPKTAKAVGYVPLSSEAYQINYVHLNQGKAGTVFAGKSQFDLTLSELLRKQKQF; from the coding sequence ATGAAAACAACAGCAGAGAAATTGGCTCTCACGCTGGGGATTTTTGCTGTCGTCAGTGGTTGCACAGCTACATCTAACAACTCGACTCAATCTCCGGAGTCAGCAAAAGTCACCGAAGTTGCTAATTCAACAAAAGTAGCAAGTGTGACAGTTGACGGTTCAAGTACAGTTTATCCGATTACCCAGGCGATCGCTCAAGAGTTTCAAGCAAACTCCAAAAATAATCTCCAAGTTCAAGTGAATATTTCCGGTACTGGTGGCGGATTTGCCAAATTTTGTGCAGGGAAAACAGATATAAACAATGCCTCTCGACCGATTACGCAAGCAGAGATGGCAGATTGTAACCGCAACGGCATCAGGTATATAGAATTACCAGTGGCTTTTGATGCCTTAACTATCGCTGTGAATCCCCAAAATGATTGGGCAAAAGATATTACAATTGCCGAACTGAAAAAGATTTGGGAACCTGGGGCGGAAGGAAAAATTACCCGTTGGAACCAAGTACGGGCATCTTGGCCAGATAGACCATTGAATTTATACGGTGCTGGTAAACAGTCTGGGACATTTGACTATTTTACAGAAGCCATCACAGGTAAGGCGAAAGCCAGCCGTAATGACTACACGGCTAGCGAAGATGATGAAGTTTTAGTTGCAGGTATTAGTAAAGACCCCAACGCGTTGGGTTACTTTGGCTATGCCTATTATGAAGAAAACCAAAAAAGCTTAAAAGTATTAGCAGTTGATAATGGCAAAGGTGCAATCATACCATCACGAGAAACAGTAGAAAAATCCAAATATCAGCCCCTTTCTCGACCTTTATTTATCTACGTCAATCCTTGGTCATCCCAAAATAAAAGTGCAGTTTATCAGTTTGCAGATTACTACATTAAACAAGCGCCAAAAACTGCCAAGGCTGTGGGTTATGTACCCTTATCCAGTGAAGCTTACCAAATTAATTATGTTCACTTAAATCAAGGTAAAGCAGGAACAGTATTTGCTGGTAAATCCCAGTTTGATTTAACGCTTAGTGAATTACTACGCAAGCAAAAGCAATTTTAA
- a CDS encoding TldD/PmbA family protein has protein sequence MWSELTQAIASFKIPADWIGIRVVKETAANHYVRDGLPQSNGKSTTVGAMLEVLVNGSLGYAATNSLELSSLQAAAEIAYKQALAASQWGIYPFRDTERPKVVGEYNSPFLEPLDALSPGEINDLLVRICHTLKVDEKIVQTTASASTSEKQSWFVSSNGSEVYQKFLSIGTHYGAIAQDGAIVQQRSNNGWQAHCYQGGIELLKQDHLWQRVRQIGEQAIELLTATECPSTRTHLVLAPDQMMLQIHESVGHPLEIDRILGDERNYAGGSFVNTSDFGKLVYGSPLMNITFDPTVAGEYASYGFDDTGVVATREYVIKEGVLQRGLGSLESQARAKVPGVACARASSWNRPPIDRMANLNLEPGNISFDEMISDIEHGVYMESNRSWSIDDRRYKFQFGCEYAKLIENGKLTKTLRNPNYRATTPEFWHSLVQISDDANWQMYGTPYCGKGEPNQSIWVGHGSPVCVFADVEVFGGG, from the coding sequence ATGTGGTCTGAACTTACACAAGCGATCGCTAGTTTTAAAATACCTGCCGATTGGATCGGTATTAGAGTAGTCAAAGAAACTGCTGCTAACCATTATGTCCGTGATGGTTTGCCCCAAAGTAACGGCAAATCAACCACAGTCGGAGCCATGTTAGAAGTTTTGGTCAATGGCTCCTTGGGTTATGCGGCTACCAACTCCCTAGAATTATCATCCTTGCAAGCGGCGGCAGAAATAGCCTATAAACAAGCACTAGCAGCCAGTCAGTGGGGGATATACCCGTTCCGTGACACTGAACGCCCCAAGGTGGTGGGTGAATACAATTCCCCATTTTTAGAGCCATTAGATGCGCTTAGTCCTGGGGAAATTAATGATTTGTTGGTGCGAATTTGCCACACCTTAAAAGTGGACGAAAAAATTGTCCAAACCACCGCCAGCGCTTCCACCAGTGAAAAACAGAGTTGGTTTGTCAGTAGCAACGGTTCTGAGGTATATCAAAAATTCTTGTCCATAGGTACTCATTATGGCGCGATCGCTCAAGATGGGGCGATCGTTCAACAACGTAGCAATAACGGCTGGCAAGCACACTGCTATCAAGGCGGAATCGAACTGTTAAAACAAGACCACCTATGGCAAAGAGTACGGCAAATAGGCGAACAAGCCATAGAACTCTTAACCGCCACAGAATGTCCAAGCACCCGCACCCATTTGGTTTTAGCCCCAGACCAAATGATGTTACAAATTCATGAAAGTGTAGGACATCCCTTAGAAATTGACAGAATTTTAGGCGATGAGCGTAACTATGCTGGTGGTAGCTTCGTCAACACCAGTGATTTTGGCAAACTAGTCTACGGTTCGCCATTAATGAATATTACCTTTGACCCCACTGTTGCCGGTGAATATGCCAGTTACGGATTTGATGATACAGGCGTAGTCGCCACAAGGGAATATGTCATCAAAGAAGGTGTATTACAAAGGGGTTTAGGCAGTTTAGAAAGTCAAGCCAGAGCCAAAGTTCCAGGGGTAGCCTGCGCTCGCGCTTCCTCCTGGAATCGACCACCAATTGACCGCATGGCAAACTTAAACTTAGAACCAGGAAACATCTCCTTTGATGAGATGATCAGTGATATAGAACACGGCGTTTATATGGAATCTAATCGTTCCTGGTCAATAGACGATCGCCGTTATAAATTTCAGTTTGGCTGTGAGTATGCCAAACTCATTGAAAATGGTAAGCTAACCAAAACCCTTCGTAATCCCAACTATCGAGCCACAACACCAGAATTTTGGCATAGTCTAGTACAAATCAGTGATGATGCTAACTGGCAAATGTACGGTACACCTTACTGTGGTAAAGGCGAACCAAATCAATCTATTTGGGTAGGACATGGTTCACCAGTTTGTGTATTTGCTGATGTCGAAGTTTTTGGAGGAGGTTAA
- a CDS encoding TldD/PmbA family protein — MKIEEVSTLEFSFNQLLETLLVKKLENEQFTVKLSSERSQFTRFNKAKVCQTGFVADGWIELTLMTDQRSSFRQFPFTGNWEKDWQSAYQALQELRDELPLLPVDPYLVLPSGNNTSRETHIGNILPAEAVVTNVLEQVRELDFTGIYAGGLVIRAYGDSRGQKHWFATDSFTLDYSLFISSGQAVKGTFAGSSWDQEAYSVKISEGKQQLKLLSNPAKEVPKGQYKTYFAPAAVADLLGMLSWGAVSEADLQQGNSALAILSRQDKQLSPKFSLRENFQLGLVPRFNQLGEMAAPELSIIDKGILVNTLVNSRTAKEYQKIANGANSSETLRAPEVITGNLTYEQILPSLDTGLYVSNLHYLNWSDRPTGRITGMTRYACFWIENGEIIAPIENLRFDESLYRFWGDNLIDFTNFQEFIPEVGTYESRQLGGSLVPGMLVNDFTYTL, encoded by the coding sequence ATGAAAATTGAGGAAGTATCTACTTTAGAATTTAGTTTTAATCAACTATTAGAAACTCTCTTAGTTAAAAAATTAGAAAACGAACAATTCACTGTGAAACTTAGCAGTGAACGTAGTCAATTTACTCGTTTTAATAAAGCCAAAGTTTGCCAAACTGGTTTTGTAGCTGATGGTTGGATTGAATTAACTCTGATGACAGACCAACGCAGCAGTTTTCGTCAGTTTCCTTTTACTGGAAATTGGGAAAAAGACTGGCAATCAGCATATCAAGCTTTACAAGAACTACGGGATGAATTGCCTTTATTACCAGTTGATCCCTATCTAGTTTTACCATCAGGAAACAATACCAGTCGGGAAACCCATATAGGTAATATATTGCCAGCAGAGGCAGTGGTAACGAATGTATTAGAACAAGTTAGGGAGTTAGATTTTACTGGTATCTATGCTGGGGGTTTAGTTATCAGAGCTTATGGCGATTCTCGTGGACAAAAACATTGGTTCGCCACTGACTCTTTCACGTTAGATTATTCTTTATTTATCAGTTCTGGGCAAGCTGTTAAAGGCACATTTGCTGGGAGTAGTTGGGATCAAGAAGCTTATTCCGTCAAAATTAGCGAAGGGAAACAGCAATTAAAACTGCTATCAAATCCAGCTAAAGAAGTACCAAAAGGACAATACAAAACTTATTTTGCCCCGGCTGCTGTTGCTGATTTATTGGGTATGCTTTCTTGGGGTGCAGTCAGTGAAGCAGACCTCCAACAAGGCAATAGTGCATTAGCTATTCTCTCACGCCAAGATAAACAACTTTCCCCTAAATTTAGTTTGAGAGAAAACTTCCAACTGGGTTTAGTACCGCGATTTAATCAACTGGGGGAAATGGCTGCACCAGAATTATCAATAATTGACAAAGGAATTTTAGTAAATACCTTAGTTAATTCGCGGACTGCTAAAGAATATCAAAAAATTGCCAATGGTGCGAACAGTTCGGAAACTTTGCGCGCGCCAGAGGTGATTACAGGGAATTTAACCTATGAGCAAATTTTACCCAGTTTAGATACAGGCTTATATGTATCAAATTTGCATTACTTAAACTGGAGCGATCGCCCCACAGGTAGAATTACAGGTATGACCCGTTACGCCTGTTTTTGGATAGAAAACGGTGAAATTATCGCCCCCATTGAAAACTTACGCTTTGATGAAAGTCTCTATCGCTTTTGGGGAGACAATTTAATAGATTTTACCAACTTTCAAGAATTCATTCCCGAAGTAGGAACCTATGAGAGTCGTCAACTAGGAGGTAGTCTGGTTCCTGGGATGCTGGTCAATGATTTTACTTATACTTTGTAG
- a CDS encoding PP2C family protein-serine/threonine phosphatase: protein MFQILIIDDDLSIQILLKRILQKQGYQIVTASNGEEGITQALTSRPALIICDWIMPGLNGLEVCHRIKTDPNLSTTFFILLTSLDSVADRVKGLDAGADDFITKPIEQNEMQARVRAGLRLHQLSRDLRTQKLLLEEELAEAAEYVRSLLPEPLDEPISINSRFIPSRQLGGDCFDYYWLDDDCLALYLLDTAGHGLKAALPSISVLNLLRSRALKNLNYYQPSDVLKSLNETFQMNYQNDKYFTIWYGVYHRIKRQLIYASAGHPPAILISGTSPGSTEVQILRTPGMPVGMFPEAQYVDAYCDVEKLSSLYIFSDGAYEITKSDGKLWSLDAFIQILASVHHNEDYQLDQVLNCLTALNSKDIFEDDLSILLVKFD from the coding sequence ATGTTTCAAATTTTGATAATTGATGATGATCTATCAATTCAAATATTATTAAAAAGAATTTTACAAAAACAGGGTTATCAAATAGTTACTGCGAGTAATGGTGAAGAAGGAATTACTCAAGCATTAACTAGTCGCCCAGCGCTAATTATTTGTGATTGGATTATGCCTGGCTTAAATGGTCTGGAGGTTTGCCATCGCATCAAGACAGATCCGAATCTATCCACTACATTTTTTATCTTGCTCACCTCTTTGGATTCTGTGGCCGATCGCGTTAAAGGTTTAGATGCAGGTGCTGATGATTTTATCACCAAGCCGATTGAGCAAAATGAGATGCAAGCAAGGGTTAGAGCCGGATTGCGACTGCATCAATTAAGTCGAGATTTGCGGACTCAAAAGCTGCTATTAGAAGAAGAATTGGCAGAGGCCGCCGAATATGTGCGATCGCTTCTACCAGAACCCTTAGATGAACCCATCAGTATCAATTCTCGATTCATCCCCTCTCGGCAACTCGGTGGTGATTGTTTTGACTATTACTGGCTGGATGACGATTGCTTGGCACTATATCTACTAGATACAGCCGGACACGGATTAAAAGCTGCTCTCCCCTCAATTTCTGTTCTCAATTTACTGCGTTCCCGCGCCCTGAAAAATCTCAATTATTATCAACCCAGTGATGTATTGAAAAGTCTGAATGAAACCTTCCAGATGAATTATCAAAATGATAAATACTTCACTATCTGGTATGGTGTTTATCACCGCATCAAACGACAACTAATTTATGCTAGCGCTGGTCATCCACCTGCAATTTTGATATCTGGAACATCCCCAGGTAGTACGGAAGTGCAAATTTTAAGAACCCCAGGAATGCCAGTTGGTATGTTTCCAGAAGCACAATATGTTGATGCGTATTGCGATGTCGAAAAATTGAGCAGTTTGTATATCTTCAGTGATGGCGCTTACGAAATTACTAAATCAGATGGCAAACTTTGGAGTTTAGATGCTTTCATTCAGATACTCGCTAGCGTACATCATAATGAAGATTATCAACTTGATCAGGTCTTAAATTGCCTTACCGCCTTGAACTCCAAAGATATATTTGAAGATGATTTATCAATCCTACTAGTTAAGTTTGACTAA
- a CDS encoding STAS domain-containing protein — translation MNQQVQVIKLSGIINTANSQELREEITHLLNSGTKIVLVDCQDVIFMDSSALGALVLAFKTLRAAGTKLFLCSINEQVRILFELTGMDKVFEIFNNQDEFNQIILANS, via the coding sequence ATGAATCAGCAAGTACAAGTTATTAAACTCAGTGGAATTATCAATACGGCAAATTCACAGGAACTGCGAGAAGAGATTACCCATCTCCTGAATAGCGGCACAAAAATTGTTTTAGTTGATTGTCAGGATGTGATTTTTATGGATAGTTCCGCCTTGGGAGCTTTAGTATTAGCTTTTAAAACATTGAGAGCAGCCGGGACAAAATTATTCCTCTGTTCGATTAATGAACAGGTGAGAATATTATTTGAATTAACTGGTATGGATAAGGTATTTGAAATATTTAATAATCAAGATGAATTTAATCAAATTATACTAGCGAATAGTTAG
- a CDS encoding sensor histidine kinase — translation MLTPISKQTAISLPNQPLQQENINLKLIVEGIASQVGEAFFQACAHYLAEVLQIQYALIAEFIDDDQPRARVLAFWKGEEFGPNFEYDLAGTPCGVLYQEGLQIYPNCIQKKFPDDLDLVNLDVESYLGVPILDPHGKPLGHIAGLHTKALERSYEEQEAILKIFAARSAAEIERQLAEKALKQQNIHLEQTLKELHKTQIQLIQAERMSSLGHLVAGVAHEINNPIGFIYSNITHTKEFINILLELIAAYQLEYPNPSIPLQQKIKESDIEFLRKDAAKMLKSMETGSDRIRDIVLSLRNFSRLDESSKKLIDLHEGIESTLLILQHRLQANELLPQIQVVKEYQPLPKVNCHASQINQVFMNIFNNAIDALRSASNTITQPIIEIKTEVILPENTVKISISDNGIGIDEISISHIFDPFFTTKPVGSGTGLGLSITYQIVVEQHRGKLNCISTPGQGTKFEIEIPI, via the coding sequence ATGCTAACTCCAATTTCAAAGCAAACGGCGATCTCGTTACCAAATCAACCACTCCAGCAAGAAAACATTAACCTAAAACTGATTGTAGAAGGGATTGCATCTCAGGTTGGTGAAGCCTTCTTCCAAGCTTGCGCTCATTACTTGGCTGAGGTACTCCAAATTCAGTATGCTTTGATTGCAGAGTTTATTGATGATGACCAGCCACGAGCTAGAGTTTTGGCATTTTGGAAAGGAGAGGAATTTGGCCCCAATTTTGAATACGATCTGGCTGGAACTCCCTGCGGCGTTCTTTATCAAGAAGGTCTTCAGATTTACCCTAATTGTATCCAGAAAAAGTTTCCTGATGACCTAGATTTAGTTAATTTGGATGTGGAAAGCTATCTAGGCGTGCCAATTTTAGATCCTCATGGTAAGCCTCTTGGACATATTGCTGGCTTACATACTAAAGCATTAGAACGTAGTTACGAAGAACAAGAAGCTATTTTAAAAATATTTGCTGCTCGCTCCGCAGCAGAAATTGAGCGCCAATTGGCAGAAAAAGCACTTAAACAGCAAAATATTCACTTAGAACAAACTCTCAAAGAGCTGCATAAAACCCAAATACAACTGATTCAAGCAGAAAGAATGTCTAGTTTGGGACATCTTGTCGCAGGTGTTGCTCATGAGATCAATAATCCCATTGGGTTCATTTATAGCAATATTACCCATACTAAAGAATTTATAAATATTCTTTTAGAACTGATTGCAGCATATCAATTAGAATATCCTAATCCTTCTATACCCCTGCAACAAAAAATTAAAGAATCCGACATAGAATTTTTACGCAAAGATGCTGCTAAAATGCTTAAGTCTATGGAAACGGGAAGCGATCGCATTCGAGATATTGTCCTGAGTTTACGTAATTTTTCTCGCCTTGATGAATCCAGCAAGAAATTGATAGACCTGCATGAAGGGATAGAAAGTACTTTGCTAATACTGCAACATCGATTGCAAGCTAATGAGCTTTTACCACAGATCCAAGTAGTTAAAGAATACCAGCCACTTCCTAAAGTCAATTGCCATGCCAGCCAGATCAATCAGGTATTTATGAACATTTTCAATAATGCGATTGATGCTTTACGGTCTGCCTCTAATACAATTACTCAGCCAATAATTGAAATTAAAACAGAAGTAATTCTGCCAGAAAATACAGTCAAAATTTCTATTAGTGATAATGGAATTGGTATAGATGAAATATCAATATCCCATATTTTTGATCCTTTTTTCACTACCAAACCCGTTGGCTCTGGTACTGGTTTAGGACTTTCTATCACCTATCAAATTGTAGTTGAGCAGCATCGCGGAAAATTAAACTGTATTTCTACTCCAGGACAAGGCACAAAATTTGAAATAGAAATACCTATTTAA
- a CDS encoding four helix bundle protein, with the protein MSNHKAITDRTFEFATRIINLCKVLDETSGVARTISKQLLRSGTSIGANVEESQAAQSTADFVHKLEIALKEGRETRYWIRLLIATELIPENRLLPILGETNELIKIIAAIVVKTKQNSQK; encoded by the coding sequence ATGAGTAACCACAAAGCTATTACCGACAGAACATTTGAGTTTGCTACTCGGATTATCAATCTTTGCAAGGTACTTGATGAAACTTCAGGAGTAGCAAGAACCATATCTAAACAGTTGCTACGTTCTGGAACTTCAATTGGAGCCAATGTTGAGGAATCCCAAGCTGCTCAAAGTACAGCAGATTTTGTTCACAAACTAGAAATTGCGCTGAAAGAAGGGAGGGAAACAAGATATTGGATCAGGCTTCTCATTGCTACAGAATTGATCCCCGAAAACAGACTATTGCCAATTTTGGGCGAAACCAATGAGTTAATCAAGATAATTGCTGCAATAGTTGTTAAAACCAAACAAAATAGTCAAAAATAA
- a CDS encoding CobW family GTP-binding protein: MQSAVTDNSQPMDAPKQGMPVTIITGFLGSGKTTLLNHILSNQQGLKTAVLVNEFGEIGIDNELIVSTDENMVELSNGCICCTINNDLVDAVYKVLEREEKLDYLVVETTGLADPLPVALTFLGTELRDLTRLDSIITVVDAANYSLDLFNSQAAYSQIAYGDVILLNKTDLVDEASLNDLERKINEVKEGARILRTKRSQVPLPLILSVGLFESDKYYDAADEHSHDHHDHDHDHSACEHDHHDHDHSACGHDHHDHEHHHHHSDHLENDGFTSISFQSDQPFSIRKFQYFLDNQLSTNIFRAKGIMWFDESPKRHIFHLCGKRFTLDDEEWKGEPKNQIVLIGQNLDRETLLTQLENCVCLPSTSRGQGFGK; this comes from the coding sequence ATGCAATCAGCAGTCACCGATAATTCTCAACCAATGGATGCTCCTAAACAAGGAATGCCAGTCACGATTATTACTGGATTTCTCGGTAGTGGCAAGACAACTTTACTAAATCATATTCTCAGCAATCAACAGGGCTTAAAAACCGCCGTTTTGGTCAACGAGTTTGGAGAAATCGGCATTGACAACGAGTTAATTGTTTCCACCGATGAGAACATGGTGGAACTGAGTAACGGTTGTATCTGCTGCACTATTAATAATGATTTAGTAGATGCTGTATACAAGGTTTTAGAAAGGGAAGAAAAGCTAGATTATCTAGTTGTAGAAACCACTGGACTAGCTGACCCCCTACCAGTAGCCCTAACATTTTTGGGTACAGAATTGCGGGATTTAACCCGGTTAGATTCCATTATTACTGTAGTAGATGCAGCCAATTACAGTTTAGATTTATTCAACTCGCAAGCGGCTTACAGCCAAATTGCCTACGGTGATGTCATTCTGTTGAACAAGACAGATTTGGTTGATGAAGCCAGCTTGAATGATTTGGAAAGAAAAATCAATGAAGTTAAAGAAGGTGCGAGGATTTTAAGAACGAAGCGATCGCAAGTTCCCCTCCCTTTAATCTTAAGTGTGGGTCTATTTGAGTCGGATAAGTATTATGATGCAGCCGATGAGCATAGTCACGACCACCATGACCACGACCACGACCATTCAGCTTGTGAGCATGATCATCATGACCATGATCATTCAGCTTGCGGTCACGACCATCACGACCACGAACACCATCATCACCACTCCGACCATTTAGAAAACGATGGTTTCACCTCAATATCTTTCCAAAGTGATCAACCTTTTTCGATTCGCAAGTTTCAATATTTCCTAGATAACCAGCTATCCACAAATATTTTCCGAGCCAAGGGGATTATGTGGTTTGATGAAAGTCCCAAACGTCACATTTTCCACCTCTGTGGTAAACGTTTTACTTTAGATGATGAAGAATGGAAGGGTGAACCAAAAAACCAAATAGTGTTGATTGGTCAAAATTTAGATCGTGAAACCTTACTCACTCAATTAGAAAACTGCGTTTGTCTTCCTTCTACCAGCAGAGGTCAAGGTTTTGGGAAATAG
- the cysS gene encoding cysteine--tRNA ligase, producing the protein MTLTIYNTLTRRQEPLETVEPGKVKMYCCGVTVYDYCHLGHARSYIVWDTIRRYLIWRGFGVKYIQNFTDIDDKILNRAKEQGLTMAEVSNRFIDAYFADIRRLNVLDADEYPRVTEHIPEIHQLIQILEEKGLAYAVGGDVYYRVERFPSYGKLSGRELEQMQAGASGRVDAEDSEPKKQHPFDFALWKAAKPGEPAWDSPWGAGRPGWHIECSAMIRSKLGATIDIHGGGGDLIFPHHENEIAQSEAAMNQPLARYWTHNGMVMVNGQKMSKSLGNFITIRELLDGVGSWKEDPVNPMAVRLFVLQAHYRKPLDFTEEAIATAENSWKTLKEGLLFGYQYGEKLGWGQESAIIPELATRFQELGDDDFNFSGGLAVLFELAKELRREGNILVHEGTTKTPSDELQRQWNTLVTLAKILGLEAKLDDETQTQAGLSDTDIEALIEQRQAARKNKNFSESDRIRNELQAQGVTLIDSPQGTRWHRS; encoded by the coding sequence ATGACCCTAACGATTTACAACACCCTCACCCGCCGTCAAGAACCTTTGGAAACTGTAGAGCCAGGTAAGGTTAAGATGTATTGCTGCGGCGTGACAGTTTATGATTATTGCCATTTGGGTCATGCACGTTCTTACATTGTTTGGGATACAATCCGGCGTTATTTGATTTGGCGTGGTTTTGGAGTTAAATACATCCAAAATTTTACTGATATTGACGATAAGATTCTTAACCGTGCCAAAGAACAAGGTTTAACGATGGCGGAGGTGTCAAACCGCTTTATCGATGCCTATTTTGCAGATATCCGCCGTTTAAATGTGCTGGATGCGGATGAATATCCCCGCGTCACCGAGCATATTCCCGAAATTCATCAATTAATCCAAATTCTGGAAGAAAAAGGTCTAGCTTACGCTGTTGGTGGGGATGTCTATTATCGCGTAGAACGCTTTCCCAGTTATGGCAAACTCTCTGGTCGAGAGTTGGAACAAATGCAGGCTGGTGCTAGCGGTCGGGTAGATGCGGAAGATTCAGAACCTAAAAAACAACATCCCTTTGATTTTGCCTTGTGGAAGGCAGCAAAACCAGGGGAACCAGCGTGGGATTCTCCTTGGGGTGCAGGTCGTCCGGGATGGCATATTGAATGCTCGGCGATGATTCGTTCTAAGCTAGGGGCAACAATTGATATTCATGGTGGTGGTGGAGATTTGATTTTTCCCCACCATGAAAATGAAATTGCTCAGTCTGAAGCAGCCATGAATCAGCCATTGGCGCGTTATTGGACACACAATGGTATGGTAATGGTGAATGGTCAGAAAATGTCAAAATCTCTGGGTAATTTCATCACCATTCGAGAATTATTAGATGGGGTCGGTAGCTGGAAGGAAGACCCCGTAAACCCGATGGCTGTAAGATTGTTTGTCTTGCAGGCACATTACCGCAAGCCTTTAGATTTTACAGAAGAAGCGATCGCCACTGCCGAAAATAGCTGGAAAACCCTCAAGGAAGGTTTGCTCTTTGGCTATCAATATGGTGAAAAGCTCGGTTGGGGTCAAGAATCTGCAATTATTCCTGAACTCGCCACCCGTTTTCAAGAATTAGGCGATGATGACTTTAATTTCTCTGGTGGCTTGGCGGTACTGTTTGAATTAGCCAAAGAACTCCGCCGCGAGGGTAATATTCTCGTCCATGAAGGAACCACCAAAACCCCCAGCGATGAACTCCAACGCCAGTGGAACACCCTTGTCACCTTAGCTAAAATCTTGGGTTTAGAAGCCAAACTAGATGATGAAACCCAGACACAAGCGGGTTTGAGTGATACAGATATTGAAGCGCTAATTGAGCAAAGACAAGCCGCCAGAAAAAACAAGAACTTTAGCGAAAGCGATCGCATCCGTAATGAACTGCAAGCACAAGGTGTAACCTTAATTGATAGCCCCCAAGGTACTCGTTGGCACAGAAGTTAA
- a CDS encoding ArsJ-associated glyceraldehyde-3-phosphate dehydrogenase → MKVRVGINGFGRMGRLALRAAWDWPELEFVHINEIKGGAVAAAHLLKFDSVHGRWTPEVEAEGERVLIDGTPLSFSEYGKPDDVPWEDFGVDLVLECSGKFRTPATLDPYFKRGVQKVIVAAPVKEEALNIVMGVNDYLYEPEKHHLLTAASCTTNCLAPVVKVIHEGLGIKHGIITTIHDNTNTQTLVDAPHKDLRRARATSLSLIPTTTGSATAIALIYPELKGKLNGIAVRVPLLNASLTDCVFEVTRPTTVEEINALLKAASEQAPLQGILGYEERPLVSIDYKDDPRSSIIDALSTMVVDETQVKILAWYDNEWGYVNRMVELARKVALSLK, encoded by the coding sequence ATGAAAGTTCGTGTTGGTATCAACGGATTTGGTAGGATGGGGCGGCTGGCTTTGCGGGCTGCATGGGATTGGCCGGAACTGGAATTTGTGCATATTAATGAAATAAAAGGTGGTGCAGTTGCAGCAGCCCATTTGCTCAAATTTGATTCTGTTCACGGACGCTGGACACCAGAGGTAGAAGCAGAGGGGGAACGTGTCCTGATTGATGGTACTCCCCTGAGTTTTAGTGAGTATGGCAAACCAGACGATGTACCCTGGGAAGACTTTGGTGTTGATTTAGTCCTAGAATGTTCTGGCAAATTTCGGACTCCTGCAACCCTCGACCCCTATTTCAAGCGCGGGGTGCAGAAGGTAATTGTGGCTGCACCTGTGAAGGAAGAAGCCTTAAATATTGTCATGGGAGTGAATGACTATTTATATGAGCCGGAAAAGCATCATCTTTTAACTGCTGCTTCCTGTACAACCAACTGTTTAGCCCCAGTGGTGAAAGTGATTCATGAAGGTTTGGGGATTAAACATGGAATTATTACCACCATCCATGACAACACCAATACTCAAACCCTCGTTGATGCGCCCCACAAAGATTTACGGCGCGCACGGGCTACCAGTTTATCACTGATTCCGACCACTACAGGATCAGCAACAGCGATCGCCTTAATTTACCCAGAACTCAAAGGTAAACTCAACGGTATCGCTGTACGAGTACCACTGCTCAACGCTTCCCTCACAGACTGTGTGTTTGAAGTTACCCGACCAACCACAGTCGAAGAAATTAACGCACTCCTCAAAGCTGCATCTGAACAAGCACCACTCCAAGGCATCCTGGGCTATGAAGAACGTCCTTTAGTCTCCATCGACTACAAAGATGACCCTCGTTCTTCCATCATTGATGCCCTTTCCACAATGGTTGTAGACGAAACGCAAGTGAAAATTCTGGCTTGGTATGACAACGAGTGGGGTTACGTCAACCGCATGGTTGAACTCGCTCGTAAGGTTGCATTAAGTCTCAAATAG